In Porites lutea chromosome 1, jaPorLute2.1, whole genome shotgun sequence, a single genomic region encodes these proteins:
- the LOC140944734 gene encoding uncharacterized protein translates to MKRKRTEDWSGKQLHGQFKRETDDLSGVSWEWIRTGELKKETEGLIFAAQDQALRTNAVKARIENQNVSSKCRMCGGHDETVQHILCSCPKLAQTEYKKRHDVVGRVIHWEVCKEYGVECSDKWYEHSPKSVEENEEVKLLWDFTIQTDREIHHRRPDIVIQKKKAKETIIVDIAVPGDSNILQKKTEKCEKYQDLAREIQRIWKSRTKVVPVVVGALGSVSKKLAGHLEQLGIKNRTRTMQKSALLGSAHILRKVLEV, encoded by the coding sequence atgaaaaggaaaagaactGAGGACTGGTCTGGAAAGCAGCTGCATGGGCAGTTCAAGAGAGAGACAGATGACCTATCTGGTGTGTCTTGGGAGTGGATAAGAACTGGTGAACTGAAGAAGGAGACAGAAGGGCTTATTTTTGCCGCGCAAGATCAGGCACTAAGAACAAACGCCGTAAAAGCCAGAATCGAAAACCAAAATGTATCATCCAAATGCAGAATGTGTGGTGGCCACGATGAAACTGTGCAGCATATTTTGTGTAGTTGCCCCAAGCTTGCGCAGACAGAATATAAAAAGAGGCATGATGTTGTTGGGCGGGTCATTCATTGGGAGGTGTGCAAGGAATATGGAGTTGAGTGCAGTGACAAATGGTATGAGCATTCACCCAAGAGCGTAGAAGAGAATGAGGAGGTTAAACTGTTGTGGGACTTTACCATCCAAACAGACCGTGAAATCCATCACAGGAGGCCAGACAttgtaattcagaaaaagaaggcaaaggaAACAATCATTGTGGACATAGCTGTTCCCGGAGATAGTAATATTCtgcagaaaaaaactgaaaagtgtGAAAAGTACCAAGACCTGGCAAGAGAGATTCAAAGGATCTGGAAATCAAGGACAAAAGTGGTGCCAGTGGTTGTAGGTGCATTGGGTTCAGTGTCAAAGAAGCTGGCAGGCCACTTGGAGCAACTAGGAATTAAAAACCGAACAAGAACGATGCAAAAGTCGGCACTCCTCGGATCGGCAcatatcctcagaaaggtgctggaagtctga